The window TGAGGGGGAGTCGCAGAAGCCGAGCCGCAGGCGAAGGCTGATGCGGAGGGGGGTATACGCGACGCCGCAAAGCTGCGGCTTCGTGAGACGCAGCGTTTGTTTCTGGCAAGCGGTTCATTCGTAGTCCTTACCGCGTCGCTGAATACACCTTGCAAAGGCGGGTTATCTCTCGGGTAGCTCCACCGCGTTGAGGTTTCGAAAGTCCAGGTTGGTCGTGGGATCGTGGGCTTGCAGGCTGAAGGTTCCTCCCTCCAGGCGGGCTTCCTTCCTGGCATTCCTTCCTTCGGGACGACCTTCAACGTAGTCGGTGACGGGATAGCCGTTCACCCAAACCGCGATGTGGCGCCCCTTGGCGATGATCGTCTTGGTGAAGAACTCACCGTCGCTTGGAATGACTCGCCGGGCGGGGTGGTAGAAATAGAGACCGCCCGTGCCGAAGTCCACTGGTCGGGAGCGATCGCCCTCTTCGAACTGGTTGCGGATCTGGGATTCGTAGCCTGTCCAGAACTCCCCGGCGTCACCGCGAAAGAAGACGCCGCTATTGGGATGGGTTTCTGCGTCGGGGGCATTGGTCCGGATGTCGAGCTGGAATACGAAGTCCTTGAAGGTCCGTTCCGTTTCGAGTTGTCCCGCTCCCTTTTCCACGTGAATCAGTCCCTCTCCGACCGACCATTCGTGCGGCATCGGCTTGTTTGGCCGGTCCACCTTGCGCCAGCCCTTCAGGCTATTGCCGTCAAATAGCGGTTCCAGTCCCAAGGGTTTCAGCTTGATGTTGCGAAATTCTATTTTCTTGTCCTGGTTGTACTGCAGGCCGATGTGCCCCGTTCGATGGGCTTCGGTCCGCGCATCCAGGATCTGTTCGCCATTGAGCCGCACCACGAATCGGTCTCCCTGAACCGAGATTTCGTAGCTTTGCCAGCGGTCCGCCTCGGTGACTACCGGCTTGGCCTGGATGTGGTTGACCAGGCTGCCGGTGGTGTAGCTGGCGTGTGAATCGCAAATCTGGAGCTCATATCCGGTTTGGTGGGGTTCTCCCTCCTTGAGGGACCGCAGAAAGACTCCGCTGTTGCCATCGGCGGCAGTGCGATATTCCAGTTTCAGCACGTAGTCGGCGAATTGCGCATTGGTGGCCAACCACCCGGAGTTGCCTGAGGCTGCCGAGAGGACCCCGTTCCCGATCTGCCATTCTGCCCCTCCCAATGACTGCCAGCCGAACGTGGTCTCTCCGTCCCAAAGAAGAACCCAGCCTTGGCTGACCTCCTCGGGAGTCAGGGTATTGGGCACGGACCCGGTTTCCGGTCCTGGCTCGGA is drawn from Acidobacteriota bacterium and contains these coding sequences:
- a CDS encoding DUF1080 domain-containing protein translates to MPNTLTPEEVSQGWVLLWDGETTFGWQSLGGAEWQIGNGVLSAASGNSGWLATNAQFADYVLKLEYRTAADGNSGVFLRSLKEGEPHQTGYELQICDSHASYTTGSLVNHIQAKPVVTEADRWQSYEISVQGDRFVVRLNGEQILDARTEAHRTGHIGLQYNQDKKIEFRNIKLKPLGLEPLFDGNSLKGWRKVDRPNKPMPHEWSVGEGLIHVEKGAGQLETERTFKDFVFQLDIRTNAPDAETHPNSGVFFRGDAGEFWTGYESQIRNQFEEGDRSRPVDFGTGGLYFYHPARRVIPSDGEFFTKTIIAKGRHIAVWVNGYPVTDYVEGRPEGRNARKEARLEGGTFSLQAHDPTTNLDFRNLNAVELPER